CGGCGGGCGATCACGGTCACGGCGATCGGGGTCACGAACTGGACGCCGCGGGCGATGTTGTAGATCGACCCCATCGCCGTCCCGCGGATCGTGGTCGGGAAGAGCTCGGCGAAAAGCGGGCCGAATCCGCCCCAGACGCCCGTCCCGAGCCCGACGAGGAACATGAATGCGAGGACGATCGCCGGCCGCGCGGCGATCGTTCCCCAGAAGACCGTCGTCATCGCGAGGCCGGCGGCGAAGACGAGCGAGTACGCGGTGAACGCGGGGCGCCGGCCCCAGCGGTCGGCGACGAATCCGAATGAGGCGTACCCGATCAGCCCCCCGGCCTGCGTGACGAGGATCCACGCGGCCGATTTCGCCATCGAGAAATGCCGCTCGTCGTGAAGATAGCCGGGGAGCCACGTGTAGGTGAACCAGTAGGCCGACATCGTGAAGATCGTCAGCAGGAGGCCGCGCGCGAAGACTCCGCGATGGGCTCGCGAGAGGAGCACGGCGATCTTCGACGGCCCGGCCGGGGCGCGCCGCTCCTCTCCGCGCCGGGCGAGCCACACGTCCGACTCCGGGAGCCGCCGGCGCACGGCGACGACGAGGAGCGCCGGGATCCCCGACACGACGAAGCACGCCCGCCAGCCGATCGCCGGGGCGAGGAAGCCGCCGACGACCGACGCGAGGGCGACGCCGATCGGCGCCCCCGTCTGGACGAGCGCGCCGTACCGCGCGCGCACCCTGGCGGGAAA
The genomic region above belongs to Thermoanaerobaculia bacterium and contains:
- a CDS encoding MFS transporter, producing MSQPFLHEAAAPGRTHFEILAMAWAGWVFDFYDLILYSFLLIPLGRELRFSRAELSWIFGASLAATAVGGVIFGFLSDRFGRKTILQATILVFSAGTLASGLAPNFTWLMVFRIVTGLGVGGEWGTGQTYVAETFPARVRARYGALVQTGAPIGVALASVVGGFLAPAIGWRACFVVSGIPALLVVAVRRRLPESDVWLARRGEERRAPAGPSKIAVLLSRAHRGVFARGLLLTIFTMSAYWFTYTWLPGYLHDERHFSMAKSAAWILVTQAGGLIGYASFGFVADRWGRRPAFTAYSLVFAAGLAMTTVFWGTIAARPAIVLAFMFLVGLGTGVWGGFGPLFAELFPTTIRGTAMGSIYNIARGVQFVTPIAVTVIARRYGLAGGMSVAALFAAATAGWIWTFPETKAQEIA